DNA from Camelus dromedarius isolate mCamDro1 chromosome X, mCamDro1.pat, whole genome shotgun sequence:
GATAATAAAAGCTTTTATCTCAATTGTTTTAATAAGTGAAAAGAAGTAGTGGAGGGAAATCAACAACCAAGGCAGTACCATGTATGGGGAATGTAAGAAAGAAAACCTTCAAGAAGTGCCAAGAGACACCTTTCCATTGTGACAAAGCATCAACAACTGACCTTTCAGTGAAACCTCATCCACACTTCCTTGGGTCTCCTCTGCTCCGCTGTTATCAGAGGCACTTTTGGCTGAAAGACCTGAAGCAACAGTTTCCTGCTCAGAACGTTTTTCAGGGCACGGATTGACAGCTGATACCTCCACTTCGTAGCTGATACTCCCAGGCACTTTGTCATGGTGGCGGCTCATCCCGAGTTGATGCTTAAGTTGATTGCTTTTGTCTGTGGCTCTGGTTGGTGAGTTTGACTGAGAAGTGAGCACATCCGCAGGCTCAGGGTGTGCAGCCTCCTCCCAGTCAACGGAAGGTGCCTTCTGGACCTGCGCTGGGGCTGCATCTGGACTGGCTCCACATTGTCGTATTTCACCATCCAAATCGTTTGGGCGAGCAGCAGAGACCCTCTGAAATTCTTCTGTGGGAAGGTTACAAGTTTTACTTGGTGTGTTTTCTGAAATAGGCTCACTCTCCATATGTATTTGGTCTTTTGTGCCGCTTGAATCTAGAAGAGCAGTACCAGCCGAGGTTACCATTTCTGCATCACAGCAATTCTTCACATCAAAAGTACGGTTTTTTTCTAACTGTAGTTTATCTGGTCCTATCTCCGCTGCAGAGGAGTCTAAAAAGGACAGTATGGTGTCTTCAGTGGAGTACTGACGTGATACTGATTTCTTAGTCATATGTGGCCTAATCTTACCTGGAGACACGGCAGCCATTGTGAGAGTGCTTTCCTCTAAGTAGGGGAGATCTGTGTTGTTGCCTTCTTTTTGCTTAACTTCTTCAGACTTACTGATGCACCTAAGGTTAACAGATTTCAGGACTGTCGGTGTAATTGCAAGAGACGGTGGAGGATTTGACCTCAGGGTTTCTCCTATTGTGTTCTGCTTATTATGAGTGAAAACATGCAATGGGTGACGGTGGTGGAATGGTTTATTCAAGACATTATGAAGAGCACTTAGGTCAAGATGAGTAGGAGGTATAATTGGAAGTTCGAGATCTTTACTCAGTGATAGAGCCCCATCTTTTAAAGACGGTTGCTGTAGTGAGGATTTCCTTTCTGGgactttgggttttcttttgctACCTCCAGGAGACAATGGACCAGAAAAGAACGCTGTAGGGAAAGAGGATGTTGGTGTTTCGGACTGGCTTGAGTAGCCGCTTGATGGAGACGCCAGGCCAGCCAGCTTTTCTGGTGATGCCAGTTTAAACTCATTGTCAACAGAAGGAAGGGATGGGGTGGTGGCTCTGGATTCTGACTGGGATGTTTGGGATTCAGAGCTCTCGGGAGATTTGATGCATTCAATCACTGTGGTACCCGTAGCAGTGCTTGAATTAGATAAAGATCTATAAGGATCATTTGTTTTCAAGTCATTGAGAAGCCAGAGGTCTGCATAGTGAGTTGATTCAGCACCTTCTTCTTTGAATGGTGGAATATCTGAGGTGTCTAACGGAGGTTCCTTAATACCATGTTCACTCTGGCTCATCCAAGAAGGCTCCTGCTTGGTGGGAAGATTGGCATTTTCCACTCGAGAAGGCGTGTTGGAGAAGTCAAGAGGCAGCTTCATTTCCCTGGAACTGTGAGGCAGGAGCTGGCCACTGCTTATCTTTGGTTCTTTCTTCTCAGAAACATCTGCATTTCCATCGGGCTTCCTCAGCGATGAGCTCCGTTTAGGTGGGGTCGGCTTTGCCTTTGCTTTCCTGAAGGAGATGCTCAgtctcccctgcctcctgtggTCTAAGTAGTCCTGCCAGGCACAGTCTGGAAGAGTGGGAGGACCCCCAACACCCTGGCCATTCTCTGGGCCCAGGGCTGCATAGTGACAGACATAACTCTTACCACCTTTGAGACCACAGTCAAAGTGCATGGAGGTGTAGTATCCTTCTGTGTCCACCGAGAAGTGAGAGCTTGTGTCTGCTTTGTCTGATGGAGACTTTTCCAGAAAGCTGTCGTAAGTGGCCATGCTTGTGAAGCTCGGGCAGCCCAGGCTGTCTGCCTTGGGGCGCTCAGGGCTAAAGTCTTGGCGGCAGGAGGCGTCGTGATGGTGGTGGAGGTAATTCCACTCACTATCACTCGTGTTGCTGTTGTTGGGGTCATCCAGCAGGTCGGCCACAGTGGAGGTAAAGGAGCTGGCCCGGTGGCCTCTCACTTTATCCAGGTGGTCATTGTACTGCTCTGTCACAAAGACACTGGTGTCCTCATTAGCATGAGGGGCCGTGTTTAGTGACAGCTCCGAGTCACAGTGCGAGGAGCCAGTGAGGGGAGGAGAAGC
Protein-coding regions in this window:
- the NHS gene encoding actin remodeling regulator NHS isoform X2, coding for MPLACCLPKNAAVSNLDIESKLSVYYRAPWHQQRNIFLPATRPPCVEELHRHARQSLQALRREHRSRSDRREQRAAAPPSVAVPPLPAYPPTHSQRRREVKDRHFLTFNSTRSPSPTECCHMTPWSRKSHPPEDEDTDVMLGQRPKNPVHNIPSTLDKQTNWSKALPLPTPEEKMKQDAQVISSCIIPINVTGVGFDREASIRCSLVHSQSVLQRRRKLRRRKTISGIPRRVQQEIDSDESPVARERNVIVHTNPDPSNTVNRRSGTRDSECQTEDILIAAPSRRRIRAQRGQSIAASLSHSAGNISALADKGDTMFTTAVSSRTRSRSLPREGNRGGDAEPKVGAKPSAYEEGEPFVGDQERTLNDCSEAPSSPSAQEHQPALGLACSQHLHSPQHKLGERGRSRLSRMAADSGSCDISSNSDTFGSPIHCISTAGVLLSSHMDQKDDHQSSSGNWSGSSSTCPSQTSETIPPAASPPLTGSSHCDSELSLNTAPHANEDTSVFVTEQYNDHLDKVRGHRASSFTSTVADLLDDPNNSNTSDSEWNYLHHHHDASCRQDFSPERPKADSLGCPSFTSMATYDSFLEKSPSDKADTSSHFSVDTEGYYTSMHFDCGLKGGKSYVCHYAALGPENGQGVGGPPTLPDCAWQDYLDHRRQGRLSISFRKAKAKPTPPKRSSSLRKPDGNADVSEKKEPKISSGQLLPHSSREMKLPLDFSNTPSRVENANLPTKQEPSWMSQSEHGIKEPPLDTSDIPPFKEEGAESTHYADLWLLNDLKTNDPYRSLSNSSTATGTTVIECIKSPESSESQTSQSESRATTPSLPSVDNEFKLASPEKLAGLASPSSGYSSQSETPTSSFPTAFFSGPLSPGGSKRKPKVPERKSSLQQPSLKDGALSLSKDLELPIIPPTHLDLSALHNVLNKPFHHRHPLHVFTHNKQNTIGETLRSNPPPSLAITPTVLKSVNLRCISKSEEVKQKEGNNTDLPYLEESTLTMAAVSPGKIRPHMTKKSVSRQYSTEDTILSFLDSSAAEIGPDKLQLEKNRTFDVKNCCDAEMVTSAGTALLDSSGTKDQIHMESEPISENTPSKTCNLPTEEFQRVSAARPNDLDGEIRQCGASPDAAPAQVQKAPSVDWEEAAHPEPADVLTSQSNSPTRATDKSNQLKHQLGMSRHHDKVPGSISYEVEVSAVNPCPEKRSEQETVASGLSAKSASDNSGAEETQGSVDEVSLKESSPSDDSMISPLSEDSQAEAESVFVSPNKPRTTEDLFAVIHRSKRKVLGRKDSGDMSVRSKSRASLGGGGGGISTGSVTSPNSNVTTPNSQRSPGLIYRNAKKSNTSNEEFKLLLLKKGSRSDSSYRMSATEILKSPILPKSPGELTAEAPQSTHEAHQGAPGTEALSPLSPCSPRVNAEGFSSKNFATSASARVGRSRAPPAASSSRYSVRCRLYNAPMQAISEGETENSDGSPHDDRSSQSST